From Triticum aestivum cultivar Chinese Spring unplaced genomic scaffold, IWGSC CS RefSeq v2.1 scaffold45949, whole genome shotgun sequence, the proteins below share one genomic window:
- the LOC123176066 gene encoding uncharacterized protein, which produces KYRLHLRRVKPNPVGDASERHNSSYNNMNNQGSFMRNHEHERWCTSSGLLSPNNFSAMGHLAQPANTHRNSCTGSFIHDGRMYKYVAPKLSDAGRFARCIDPPANLYNNIPNETTLDEFPSYSFGDSYAGRMRGKLVETNKGKFPDPSYNSATHATLTGVLHRGIISPISSNVNVEVQNEIGTVMRNATSMAGFNEQIVPKNAHSNQSFVGMLNACGSRPVSLSEMVKGGSSSIPVDGLSERMTPFNIAKNTSSIGMMLNENTAPGNSRISMTHTYMVNSGRNISTLSNHQTENVVAMTDKLDGQDAVSNHPMQMGTIGQHALNDQFNDINDFSWDDFFLNPLDADFTIEDDLMGGEE; this is translated from the exons AAGTATAGGTTGCACTTGAGAAGAGTCAAACCAAATCCAGTTGGTGATGCCTCTGAAAGACATAACTCATCCTACAACAACATGAACAACCAGGGGAGTTTCATGCGTAACCATGAACATGAAAGATGGTGTACGTCCTCTGGTCTTTTAAGTCCAAACAATTTTTCTGCAATGGGTCACTTAGCTCAGCCGGCGAACACACATAGAAACTCGTGCACGGGGTCATTCATCCATGATGGTAGAATGTATAAGTATGTCGCACCAAAACTGTCGGATGCGGGAAGATTCGCTCGCTGCATTGACCCTCCTGCCAACCTATACAACAACATACCCAATGAAACAACTTTAGATGAATTTCCTTCATATAGTTTTGGCGATTCCTATGCTGGCCGCATGCGTGGTAAGCTGGTGGAGACAAACAAAGGCAAGTTTCCAGACCCTTCATACAATTCTGCAACACATGCGACATTGACTGGTGTTCTTCATAGAGGTATAATATCTCCCATCTCATCAAATGTGAACGTAGAGGTGCAAAATGAAATTGGAACGGTCATGAGAAATGCTACATCTATGGCAGGCTTCAATGAGCAGATTGTTCCAAAAAATGCACATAGCAACCAAAGCTTCGTAGGGATGTTGAATGCCTGCGGCAGTCGTCCAGTGTCATTATCTGAGATGGTTAAGGGAGGGAGCAGCAGTATACCAGTAGATGGCTTGAGTGAGCGGATGACACCATTCAACATAGCAAAAAACACAAGCTCAATCGGAATGATGTTGAATGAAAACACCGCACCTGGTAACAGTAGAATCTCAATGACACATACATATATGGTTAATAGTGGAAGAAATATTTCTACACTTTCCAACCATCAGACAGAAAATGTCGTCGCAATGACTGACAAGCTTGATGGCCAGGATGCAGTTAGCAATCACCCTATGCAAATGGGTACTATTGGTCAGCATGCACTTAATGATCAATTTAATGACATCAATGACTTCTCATGGGATGATTTTTTTCTCAACCCGCTGGATGCA GATTTCACTATCGAGGATGATTTGATGGGTGGAGAAGAAtag